The following proteins come from a genomic window of Gossypium raimondii isolate GPD5lz chromosome 5, ASM2569854v1, whole genome shotgun sequence:
- the LOC105770000 gene encoding ubiquitin-like domain-containing protein CIP73 isoform X2 codes for MADQHSNEGSSMGSTSGESSDSLVELKIKTLDSQIFSFLVDKKAPVSSFKEKIARELGVPVGRQRLIFRGKVLKDDHLLSEYHVENGHTLHLVERQPAQSQLSSDASSGEADGNNSNRGNDAASGIPRNRVGQISHSVVLGTFNVGDQGDGSAPDLSRVIGAVLNSFGVGGQSTTNGTITQSSTSAPQGNETNGVRGGGENQQGNQTQSAPSFPGQSFQVAHQVMPIPLTAAQVSIPSLNTPIPDSLNALSEFMNRMEMHSPNGYQPHTSTTNTRDQPRVALPSDARGLPTPEALSIVIRNAVRLLNSHAIGALSHIAERLEQEGDSSDPTVRGQIQTESVQAGLTMQHLGSVLLELGRTILTLRMGNSPAESSVNAGPAVYISPSGPNPIMVQPFPLQTRSLFSGSHSPSNSLTVGPVGVGNAPRHINIHIHPAVGNRTNNGEGRQGERGNNAGSGSMRVLPVRNTVASAPQARATAAMSSAAQSALTESSLSSMVAEINSRIRDLVSMQGDNQDASGSQQPNNMVASGAGDSTVALPANLETEELKSQPEHAEGRNDNTESGESSQDISLGTVGCPPSSSGEPLVKLEDPSGSAPRSSEENAKPVPLGLGLGGLERKRRVKPTKSSIAGVNGTASSSLDQNLSARMAGQQILQSLASQSSSLNRVDSSSGNQGVLGSRLSGGQGSDDQLAAANAVSQVLQSPALNGLLAGVSQQTGAGSPDDFRNMLQQLTQSPQIMNTVSQLAQQVDSQDIGNMFSGFGGGQGGGIDLSRMVQQMMPIVSQALGRGPSATPSFPAVESKSQDDIQQIAQRIEQSNVPDDVFHAVAENAVQVYGNGRNAEELLNELCGDEGLAKEYTEMLKQDLRQRFQDKSEKDKF; via the exons ATGGCAGATCAGCACTCCAATGAAGGTTCGAGCATGGGCAGCACTTCTGGAGAGTCTTCTGATTCACTTGTAGAGCTAAAGATCAAGACTTTGGATTCgcaaatttttagttttcttgttGACAAAAAG GCACCAGTTTCATCGTTCAAGGAAAAAATAGCTAGGGAGCTTGGTGTCCCAGTTGGTCGGCAACGGCTGATTTTCAGGGGAAAGGTCTTAAAGGATGATCATCTCCTTTCTGAATATC ATGTTGAGAATGGGCATACATTGCACTTAGTTGAAAGGCAGCCTGCCCAATCACAGCTTTCATCTGATGCAAGTTCAGGAGAGGCAGATGGAAATAACAGTAATAGAG GAAATGATGCTGCTTCAGGCATCCCTCGTAATCGAGTTGGGCAGATTTCGCACAGTGTGGTTCTTGGGACCTTTAATGTTGGAGATCAAGGTGATGGCAGTGCTCCAGACCTTAGTCGG GTTATTGGGGCAGTTTTAAATTCTTTTGGAGTTGGAGGCCAGTCTACTACTAATGGTACCATTACACAGTCTTCAACCTCT GCTCCTCAAGGGAATGAAACAAATGGAGTGCGTGGTGGTGGTGAGAACCAACAAGGAAATCAGACACAATCTGCACCATCATTTCCTGGTCAATCCTTTCAGGTTGCTCATCAAGTTATGCCAATTCCTCTGACTGCAGCACAAGTATCTATTCCATCCCTTAATACG CCAATTCCTGATTCTTTAAATGCTCTCTCGGAATTTATGAACCGCATGGAGATGCATTCTCCAAATG GCTATCAGCCACACACATCTACAACTAACACAAGGGACCAACCAAGGGTAGCATTACCATCTGATGCACGAGGTCTGCCGACACCTGAAGCATTGAGCATTGTAATTCGAAATGCAGTACGGCTTCTCAACAGTCATGCTATTGGTGCATTGTCT CACATTGCAGAACGTTTAGAGCAAGAGGGGGATTCTTCTGATCCTACAGTGAGGGGGCAAATTCAAACAGAATCAGTACAAGCAGGTCTTACAATGCAGCACTTAGGTTCCGTTCTTTTAGAGCTTGGCCGAACCATATTGACGCTGCGTATGGGAAATTCTCCT GCAGAATCTTCAGTTAATGCTGGACCTGCAGTTTACATATCTCCTTCAGGGCCGAATCCTATAATGGTTCAG CCTTTTCCCCTTCAAACCAGATCCCTCTTTAGTGGTTCCCATTCTCCATCAAATTCTCTGACTGTAGGTCCTGTTGGTGTTGGAAACGCTCCACGGCACATAAATATCCATATACATCCTG CTGTTGGTAATAGAACAAACAATGGGGAAGGGAGGCAAGGGGAACGTGGTAATAATGCTGGTTCTGGTTCAATGCGGGTTCTCCCTGTGCGGAACACTGTTGCTTCTGCTCCCCAAGCACGTGCCACTGCTGCAATGTCCAGTGCTGCACAATCTGCTCTCACCGAGTCTTCACTATCCTCTATGGTTGCTGAAATCAATTCAAGAATTAGAGACTTAGTTAGTATGCAGGGAGATAACCAGGATGCGTCAG GTAGTCAGCAGCCTAATAATATGGTTGCTAGTGGAGCTGGGGATTCTACTGTTGCTTTACCAGCAAACCTTGAAACTGAAGAACTGAAG TCACAACCTGAACATGCTGAAGGAAGAAATGATAATACTGAGAGTGGTGAGAGTTCACAGGATATATCACTTGGCACAGTTGGATGCCCTCCTAGTTCAAGTGGAGAACCTTTGGTGAAGTTGGAAGATCCATCAGGAAGTGCTCCTAGATCCAGTGAGGAAAATGCCAAACCTGTACCACTTGGATTGGGGTTGGGGGGTTTGGAACGCAAG AGACGAGTCAAACCAACAAAATCTTCAATTGCCGGTGTTAATGGAACAGCTAGTTCTTCACTTGATCAAAATCTGAGTGCTAGAATGGCTGGTCAACAGATTTTGCAGTCACTTGCTTCTCAGAGCTCTTCTCTGAATAGGGTAGATTCTTCCTCAGGTAATCAAGGTGTTCTGGGTAGTAGATTATCAGGAGGGCAGGGTTCAGATGATCAATTAGCTGCTGCTAATGCTGTCTCTCAAGTTCTTCAAAGTCCTGCATTGAATGGCCTATTGGCGGGGGTTTCTCAGCAAACTGGTGCTGGTTCACCAGATGATTTTAGGAATATGTTGCAGCAACTGACTCAAAGTCCACAAATCATGAACACTGTTAGTCAACTAGCTCAGCAGGTTGATAGCCAGGATATTGGGAACATGTTTTCAGGTTTTGGAGGAGGCCAAGGTGGTGGTATTGATCTGTCACGGATGGTCCAACAAATGATGCCCATTGTTTCTCAGGCGCTTGGTCGTGGGCCATCTGCAACTCCATCCTTCCCTGCTGTAGAATCTAAATCACAG GATGACATTCAACAAATTGCTCAGAGGATCGAGCAGTCTAACGTACCAGATGACGTCTTCCATGCTGTTGCCGAAAATGCAGTTCAGGTATATGGCAATGGGAGGAATGCTGAAGAACTTCTAAATGAGTTGTGTGGTGATGAAGGTCTTGCCAAG GAATACACAGAGATGCTAAAGCAGGACTTGCGTCAAAGGTTTCAGGATAAATCTGAGAAGGATAAGTTCTAG
- the LOC105770000 gene encoding ubiquitin-like domain-containing protein CIP73 isoform X1: MADQHSNEGSSMGSTSGESSDSLVELKIKTLDSQIFSFLVDKKAPVSSFKEKIARELGVPVGRQRLIFRGKVLKDDHLLSEYHVENGHTLHLVERQPAQSQLSSDASSGEADGNNSNRGNDAASGIPRNRVGQISHSVVLGTFNVGDQGDGSAPDLSRVIGAVLNSFGVGGQSTTNGTITQSSTSAPQGNETNGVRGGGENQQGNQTQSAPSFPGQSFQVAHQVMPIPLTAAQVSIPSLNTPIPDSLNALSEFMNRMEMHSPNGYQPHTSTTNTRDQPRVALPSDARGLPTPEALSIVIRNAVRLLNSHAIGALSHIAERLEQEGDSSDPTVRGQIQTESVQAGLTMQHLGSVLLELGRTILTLRMGNSPAESSVNAGPAVYISPSGPNPIMVQPFPLQTRSLFSGSHSPSNSLTVGPVGVGNAPRHINIHIHPGTALSPVVSAVGNRTNNGEGRQGERGNNAGSGSMRVLPVRNTVASAPQARATAAMSSAAQSALTESSLSSMVAEINSRIRDLVSMQGDNQDASGSQQPNNMVASGAGDSTVALPANLETEELKSQPEHAEGRNDNTESGESSQDISLGTVGCPPSSSGEPLVKLEDPSGSAPRSSEENAKPVPLGLGLGGLERKRRVKPTKSSIAGVNGTASSSLDQNLSARMAGQQILQSLASQSSSLNRVDSSSGNQGVLGSRLSGGQGSDDQLAAANAVSQVLQSPALNGLLAGVSQQTGAGSPDDFRNMLQQLTQSPQIMNTVSQLAQQVDSQDIGNMFSGFGGGQGGGIDLSRMVQQMMPIVSQALGRGPSATPSFPAVESKSQDDIQQIAQRIEQSNVPDDVFHAVAENAVQVYGNGRNAEELLNELCGDEGLAKEYTEMLKQDLRQRFQDKSEKDKF; the protein is encoded by the exons ATGGCAGATCAGCACTCCAATGAAGGTTCGAGCATGGGCAGCACTTCTGGAGAGTCTTCTGATTCACTTGTAGAGCTAAAGATCAAGACTTTGGATTCgcaaatttttagttttcttgttGACAAAAAG GCACCAGTTTCATCGTTCAAGGAAAAAATAGCTAGGGAGCTTGGTGTCCCAGTTGGTCGGCAACGGCTGATTTTCAGGGGAAAGGTCTTAAAGGATGATCATCTCCTTTCTGAATATC ATGTTGAGAATGGGCATACATTGCACTTAGTTGAAAGGCAGCCTGCCCAATCACAGCTTTCATCTGATGCAAGTTCAGGAGAGGCAGATGGAAATAACAGTAATAGAG GAAATGATGCTGCTTCAGGCATCCCTCGTAATCGAGTTGGGCAGATTTCGCACAGTGTGGTTCTTGGGACCTTTAATGTTGGAGATCAAGGTGATGGCAGTGCTCCAGACCTTAGTCGG GTTATTGGGGCAGTTTTAAATTCTTTTGGAGTTGGAGGCCAGTCTACTACTAATGGTACCATTACACAGTCTTCAACCTCT GCTCCTCAAGGGAATGAAACAAATGGAGTGCGTGGTGGTGGTGAGAACCAACAAGGAAATCAGACACAATCTGCACCATCATTTCCTGGTCAATCCTTTCAGGTTGCTCATCAAGTTATGCCAATTCCTCTGACTGCAGCACAAGTATCTATTCCATCCCTTAATACG CCAATTCCTGATTCTTTAAATGCTCTCTCGGAATTTATGAACCGCATGGAGATGCATTCTCCAAATG GCTATCAGCCACACACATCTACAACTAACACAAGGGACCAACCAAGGGTAGCATTACCATCTGATGCACGAGGTCTGCCGACACCTGAAGCATTGAGCATTGTAATTCGAAATGCAGTACGGCTTCTCAACAGTCATGCTATTGGTGCATTGTCT CACATTGCAGAACGTTTAGAGCAAGAGGGGGATTCTTCTGATCCTACAGTGAGGGGGCAAATTCAAACAGAATCAGTACAAGCAGGTCTTACAATGCAGCACTTAGGTTCCGTTCTTTTAGAGCTTGGCCGAACCATATTGACGCTGCGTATGGGAAATTCTCCT GCAGAATCTTCAGTTAATGCTGGACCTGCAGTTTACATATCTCCTTCAGGGCCGAATCCTATAATGGTTCAG CCTTTTCCCCTTCAAACCAGATCCCTCTTTAGTGGTTCCCATTCTCCATCAAATTCTCTGACTGTAGGTCCTGTTGGTGTTGGAAACGCTCCACGGCACATAAATATCCATATACATCCTG GTACTGCACTGTCACCGGTGGTTTCAGCTGTTGGTAATAGAACAAACAATGGGGAAGGGAGGCAAGGGGAACGTGGTAATAATGCTGGTTCTGGTTCAATGCGGGTTCTCCCTGTGCGGAACACTGTTGCTTCTGCTCCCCAAGCACGTGCCACTGCTGCAATGTCCAGTGCTGCACAATCTGCTCTCACCGAGTCTTCACTATCCTCTATGGTTGCTGAAATCAATTCAAGAATTAGAGACTTAGTTAGTATGCAGGGAGATAACCAGGATGCGTCAG GTAGTCAGCAGCCTAATAATATGGTTGCTAGTGGAGCTGGGGATTCTACTGTTGCTTTACCAGCAAACCTTGAAACTGAAGAACTGAAG TCACAACCTGAACATGCTGAAGGAAGAAATGATAATACTGAGAGTGGTGAGAGTTCACAGGATATATCACTTGGCACAGTTGGATGCCCTCCTAGTTCAAGTGGAGAACCTTTGGTGAAGTTGGAAGATCCATCAGGAAGTGCTCCTAGATCCAGTGAGGAAAATGCCAAACCTGTACCACTTGGATTGGGGTTGGGGGGTTTGGAACGCAAG AGACGAGTCAAACCAACAAAATCTTCAATTGCCGGTGTTAATGGAACAGCTAGTTCTTCACTTGATCAAAATCTGAGTGCTAGAATGGCTGGTCAACAGATTTTGCAGTCACTTGCTTCTCAGAGCTCTTCTCTGAATAGGGTAGATTCTTCCTCAGGTAATCAAGGTGTTCTGGGTAGTAGATTATCAGGAGGGCAGGGTTCAGATGATCAATTAGCTGCTGCTAATGCTGTCTCTCAAGTTCTTCAAAGTCCTGCATTGAATGGCCTATTGGCGGGGGTTTCTCAGCAAACTGGTGCTGGTTCACCAGATGATTTTAGGAATATGTTGCAGCAACTGACTCAAAGTCCACAAATCATGAACACTGTTAGTCAACTAGCTCAGCAGGTTGATAGCCAGGATATTGGGAACATGTTTTCAGGTTTTGGAGGAGGCCAAGGTGGTGGTATTGATCTGTCACGGATGGTCCAACAAATGATGCCCATTGTTTCTCAGGCGCTTGGTCGTGGGCCATCTGCAACTCCATCCTTCCCTGCTGTAGAATCTAAATCACAG GATGACATTCAACAAATTGCTCAGAGGATCGAGCAGTCTAACGTACCAGATGACGTCTTCCATGCTGTTGCCGAAAATGCAGTTCAGGTATATGGCAATGGGAGGAATGCTGAAGAACTTCTAAATGAGTTGTGTGGTGATGAAGGTCTTGCCAAG GAATACACAGAGATGCTAAAGCAGGACTTGCGTCAAAGGTTTCAGGATAAATCTGAGAAGGATAAGTTCTAG
- the LOC105770001 gene encoding L-ascorbate oxidase homolog, producing MPLHSAVALFYAAASLFAIAGAEDPYRFYSWNVTYGDIYPLGVRQTGLLINGQFPGPDIHSVTNDNLIINVYNNLNESFLLSWNGVQQRRNSYEDGVFGTTCPIPPGKNFTYMLQVKDQIGTFYYYPSLGFHKAAGGFGGIRILSRPRIPVPFPDPAGDYTVLIGDWYKSNHTVLQAHLDGGKKLPFPDGVLINGRGPGGASFNVEQGKTYRLRISNVGLQNSLNFRIQNHRLTLVEVEGTHTLQTTYSSIDLHLGQSCSVLFTADQPAQDYYIVASTRFTNPVLTTTATLRYSNSAGPVSGPPPGGPTIQIDWSLNQARSIRTNLTASGPRPNPQGSYHYGLINTTRTIRLANSAGQVNGKQRYAVNSVSFVLPDTPLKLADYFKIGGVFRPGSISDNPYGGGIYLDTSVLNADYRAFVEIVFENTENIIQSWHLNGYSFFVVGMDGGQWTAASRNGYNLRDAVARCTTQVYPKSWTAIYVALDNVGIWNLRSEYWARQYLGQQLYLRVYTDSTSLRDEYPIPKNALLCGRAAGRSTRPL from the exons ATGCCGCTTCACTCGGCGGTAGCATTGTTTTATGCCGCAGCTTCTCTTTTCGCCATTGCTGGCGCCGAAGATCCCTACAGGTTCTACAGCTGGAATGTTACGTACGGTGACATTTACCCTCTTGGCGTTCGTCAAACG GGTCTTCTCATAAATGGGCAATTCCCAGGCCCTGATATTCACTCTGTTACCAACGATAACCTCATCATCAACGTCTATAACAACTTAAACGAATCTTTTCTCCTCTCCTG GAATGGAGTCCAACAAAGGAGGAACTCGTATGAAGACGGCGTGTTTGGCACAACCTGCCCTATTCCACCAGGAAAGAACTTCACATACATGCTTCAGGTGAAGGATCAAATAGGGACTTTCTATTACTACCCATCACTTGGATTCCACAAGGCAGCTGGTGGTTTTGGAGGGATCAGGATCCTTAGTCGCCCACGAATCCCAGTCCCCTTCCCTGACCCGGCCGGGGATTACACTGTGCTCATTGGCGATTGGTACAAGTCCAATCACACG GTTTTGCAAGCTCATCTGGATGGTGGTAAGAAGCTACCTTTCCCTGATGGAGTCCTTATCAATGGTCGTGGACCTGGTGGTGCCTCCTTCAATGTTGAACAAG GCAAAACCTACAGGCTTAGGATATCAAATGTTGGACtgcaaaattctctcaatttccgcATCCAAAACCACAGGTTGACGTTGGTTGAAGTGGAGGGAACACACACCCTGCAAACGACCTATTCTTCCATCGACCTTCACCTAGGCCAATCGTGCTCCGTTTTATTCACAGCTGATCAGCCTGCACAAGACTATTACATTGTTGCCTCTACACGCTTCACCAACCCTGTTCTCACCACTACTGCGACCCTTCGTTACAGTAATTCTGCTGGTCCTGTCTCTGGTCCTCCTCCTGGTGGACCCACCATCCAAATCGACTGGTCTTTGAACCAGGCACGCTCTATCAGGACTAACCTTACAGCGAGTGGACCAAGGCCTAACCCTCAGGGCTCTTACCACTATGGTCTCATTAATACAACCAGAACCATCAGGCTTGCAAACTCTGCGGGACAAGTTAATGGGAAGCAAAGATATGCAGTTAACAGTGTTTCCTTTGTTCTGCCAGATACTCCTTTGAAACTTGCCGACTATTTCAAAATTGGAGGAGTCTTCCGGCCTGGGAGCATATCAGATAATCCTTATGGTGGAGGGATATACCTTGACACTTCAGTTCTGAATGCTGATTATAGGGCTTTTGTTGAGATTGTATTTGAGAACACTGAGAACATCATACAGAGCTGGCATCTCAATGGCTACTCTTTCTTTGTCGTTGG TATGGACGGAGGGCAATGGACAGCAGCTAGTAGGAACGGATACAACCTACGTGACGCAGTTGCACGTTGTACTACTCAG GTGTATCCAAAATCATGGACAGCCATATATGTGGCACTTGACAACGTGGGGATCTGGAACTTGAGGTCTGAGTACTGGGCAAGACAGTACCTTGGGCAACAGCTTTACTTGCGTGTATACACAGATTCAACATCTCTCAGGGATGAATACCCCATCCCCAAGAATGCTCTCCTCTGCGGTAGGGCAGCTGGCCGAAGCACCCGACCGCTCTAA
- the LOC105770002 gene encoding T-complex protein 1 subunit beta, with translation MAIEKILKDDASEEKGERARMASFVGAIAITDLVKTTLGPKGMDKILQSTGRGHEVTVTNDGATILKSLHIDNPAAKVLIDISKVQDDEVGDGTTSVVVLAGELLREAEKLVAAKIHPMTIISGYRMAAECARNALLQRVMDNKGNAEKFKSDLMKIARTTLSSKILSQDKEHFAQLAVDAVMRLKGSTNLEAIQIIKKPGGSLKDSFLDEGFILDKKIGLGQPKRIENAKILVANTAMDTDKVKIYGARVRVDSMSKVAEIEGAEKEKMREKVKKIIAHGINCFVNRQLIYNFPEELFADAGILAIEHADFDGIERLALVTGGEIASTFDNPESVKLGHCKLIEEIMIGEDKLIHFSGVEMGQACTVVLRGASHHVLDEAERSLHDALCVLSQTVNDTRVLLGGGWPEMVMAKEVDELARKTPGKKSHAIEAFSRALVAIPTIIADNAGLDSADLVAQLRAEHHKEGCNAGIDVISGSVGDMAELGISESFKVKQAVLLSATEAAEMILRVDEIITCAPRKREDRM, from the exons ATGGCG ATTGAAAAAATTCTTAAAGATGACGCTAGTGAAGAGAAGGGGGAGCGTGCCAGAATG GCATCATTTGTTGGGGCAATTGCAATTACTGACTTGGTTAAGACAACCCTAGGGCCAAAAGGCATG gataaaattttacaatcaaCAGGCAGAGGACATGAAGTCACTGTTACTAATGATGGAGCCACCATCTTAAAGTCCTTGCATATCGACAACCCTGCTGCAAAAGTTTTAATTG ACATCTCCAAAGTTCAAGATGATGAAGTTGGTGATGGGACAACGTCTGTTGTTGTTTTGGCTGGAGAACTTTTAAGGGAGGCCGAAAAGCTAGTGGCTGCAAAGATTCATCCCATGACTATAATATCAG GTTACCGAATGGCAGCTGAATGTGCTCGTAATGCTTTGTTGCAGAGGGTTATGGATAACAAAGGGAATGCAG AGAAATTCAAGTCAGACTTGATGAAAATTGCAAGGACCACTTTGAGTTCTAAAATTCTTTCTCAGGATAAAGAACATTTTGCACAACTGGCTGTGGATGCTGTTATGAGGTTAAAG GGGAGCACAAATTTAGAGGCTATCCAAATTATCAAGAAGCCTGGGGGATCCTTGAAGGATTCTTTCTTAGATGAAGG ATTCATTCTCGACAAGAAAATAGGGCTTGGACAGCCAAAACGGATAGAAAATGCTAAGATTTTGGTTGCAAATACTGCAATGGATACTGACAAAGTAAAGATATATGGTGCACGTGTTCGTGTTGATTCAATGTCTAAGGTTGCTGAAATTGAAGGGGCTGAGAAGGAAAAGATGAGAGAAAAGGTGAAAAAGATCATAGCACATGGGATTAACTGCTTCGTTAACAGGCAGTTGATCTACAATTTCCCTGAAGAACTCTTTGCCGATGCAGGCATACTTGCAATCGAGCATGCTGATTTTGATGGGATAGAGCGTCTGGCTTTGGTAACAGGTGGGGAAATTGCTTCAACCTTTGACAACCCAGAGTCTGTTAAGCTTGGACATTGCAAGCTTATTGAAGAGATTATGATTGGTGAGGACAAGTTAATTCACTTTTCTGGTGTTGAAATGGGTCAGGCTTGTACTGTTGTGTTGAGAGGTGCAAG CCATCATGTGCTAGACGAAGCTGAAAGGTCTCTGCATGATGCCTTGTGCGTACTGTCTCAGACAGTTAATGACACTAGGGTATTGCTTGGAGGTGGATGGCCTGAGATGGTAATGGCAAAGGAAGTGGATGAGCTAGCACGCAAGACTCCTGGGAAGAAATCTCATGCTATTGAAGCTTTCTCGAGGGCACTTGTAGCCATCCCGACAATTATTGCTGACAATGCGGGTCTGGACAGTGCAGATTTGGTGGCCCAGCTTCGTGCGGAGCACCACAAGGAGGGATGCAATGCAGGGATTGATGTCATCTCTGGATCT GTAGGAGATATGGCTGAGCTAGGAATCTCTGAATCCTTCAAAGTCAAGCAAGCTGTATTGCTCTCTGCAACTGAGGCTGCTGAGATGATACTTAGGGTCGATGAAATCATTACATGTGCTCCAAGGAAGAGAGAGGACAGAATGTAA
- the LOC105770003 gene encoding enoyl-CoA hydratase 2, peroxisomal produces MADNSACNPDLIIAHKFPDTTYAYTERDVAVYALGVGACGRDAVDTDELKYVYHENGQQFIKVLPTFSTLFSLRGLPQLSGVPGLRFDKRLLLHGQQYIEIHKPLPSNASILNKTAIAGFHDKGKAAILELETRSYEKESGELLTLNRTSVFLRGAGGFSDPSKPFTYSNYPVNPASAMKIPKTQPSAVFEDCTQPPQALLYRLSGDYNPLHSDPMIAKVAGFSRPILHGLCTLGFAVRAIIKCICRGDPDMVKSIFARFLLHVYPGEALITEMWLEGSRVIYQVKAKERNRAVLSGYVDLHRLAASL; encoded by the exons ATGGCTGATAATTCTGCTTGCAACCCGGACCTCATTATTGCTCATAAATTCCCCGAT ACAACTTATGCTTATACTGAGAG AGATGTAGCTGTCTATGCCTTGGGTGTTGGAGCATGTGGTCGGGACGCCGTCGATACCGACGAACTTAAATACGTTTACCATGAAAACGGACAGCAGTTTATCAAG GTTTTGCCAACATTTTCTACTTTATTTTCACTTAGAGGTCTGCCACAACTTAGTGGTGTGCCTGGCTTAAG GTTTGATAAACGTCTTCTGTTGCATGGACAACAATACATAGAAATACACAAGCCACTTCCTTCAAATGCCTCT aTACTTAACAAAACAGCCATTGCAGGTTTCCATGACAAAG GTAAAGCAGCAATACTTGAACTTGAAACCAGAAGTTATGAGAAAGAGTCTGGTGAACTATTAACCTTGAATCG GACAAGTGTTTTTCTACGTGGTGCTGGTGGCTTCTCAGATCCATCTAAGCCCTTTACATACTCAAACTATCCAGTCAATCCGGCTTCAGCTATGAAAATCCCAAAAACTCAACCTTCTGCAGTATTTGAGGATTGTACCCAACCACCTCAG GCTTTATTGTATAGGTTATCCGGTGACTATAATCCTCTGCATTCAGATCCTATGATTGCAAAGGTCGCAGG ATTTTCAAGGCCAATTTTGCATGGATTGTGTACCCTTGGGTTTGCGGTACGGGCTATCATCAAATGTATTTGCAGGGGAGATCCAGACATGGTCAAAAGCATCTTTGCACGGTTCCTTTTGCATGTGTATCCTGGTGAAGCACTCATCACCGAGATGTGGCTTGAAGGCTCGAG GGTCATATATCAGGTAAAGGCGAAAGAAAGGAATCGAGCAGTGCTGTCAGGCTATGTTGACCTCCATCGATTAGCAGCTTCACTATAA